In Hwangdonia lutea, a single window of DNA contains:
- a CDS encoding DEAD/DEAH box helicase family protein: MVTNFQFLQQEWSVFYERSLKAEQLVITDPRTSLAYARMALEVSVNWMYTQDDELVFPYDTSLNSLLTERQFKEQFNHKLYNELHLIKKAGNLAIHNKPVNEVDSHTIIEYLFYFAKWFAKSYGESQGQELGVFNWDAIPKKGQDALSKKEFGDLKELLNKELDGFQHQLAIANEEKENLAKENELYRKQIKVLQAQIDANKEEANTQDEVKHPRNEYETRKYFIDVALREAGWDLAGAKDKEFKVQYMPKSTNTSETGYVDYVLWDDDGLPLALVEAKKTLESASRGENQAQLYADSLDKMYGRRPVIYYTNGFETFLWDDQFYKMSRPVHGFYTKAELQTLMYRRTHRADIRTAAIDATISGRIYQIRSIKSIAEHFAGTDKQTGKLIGTNRGALLVLATGTGKTRTAIALCKMLLEANWIKRVLFLADRKSLVSQAKSNFVKFLPEHSSVNLIIEKDNPDARFAFSTYQTMMGLIDGSKDGDHRFYGVGHFDLIIIDEAHRSIYKKYQAIFEYFDALFLGLTATPKKEIDKNTYSVFGLADKSPTDAYTFDEAVENRHLVPYRSIEVPTKFLRQGIKYDELSEKEKEEFEDEILDGEQASGNEWISSSELNQWLFNKDTTIKTLIFLLKHGIKKRGGDELGKTIIFARNKKHAQFLKDIFMELDKERFGNDYVKVITHGEPKAEEFIRRFCDEEKERLPQIAISVDMMDTGIDAPSCVNLVFYKPVKSYSKFWQMIGRGSRLRPDLFGIAKDKERFLIFDLCENFDFFKENPEGIESTVQKSLSEIVFSLKLQLAQYLKESKFQSDIELQEYRLSLLNELHGEIADLNTERFDVKINIKTVLDYGNENRELWNHLTKKDIKIINEVLSPLIRPKKGDTDLARFYDKLLYALIINRLETPDAPEFISKLTIPITKVAIISKKLLKKTTIPEIKEKEGLIKLPLDETFWGLDGIKHLEKIRKGIRDLTKYIDPVDQKYVTTDFQDYLNENMVITKDYVSEKSEIYASPFTNNIHRLEEIIRTNKDNLTINRIRKGEAISKKELKSLEKMLFSNGIEKQTVESEMGTTFNLVQFIVSLMGLSAESVDNAFADFINDFQLNAVQIQFIDTLKLFLSTNGKIDPSKLYDSPFKNYHTLGIDGVFNEQQADVIFNILENFNNRQNA; the protein is encoded by the coding sequence ATGGTTACAAACTTTCAGTTTTTACAGCAAGAATGGTCTGTTTTTTACGAGCGATCGTTAAAAGCAGAACAACTTGTTATAACAGACCCTAGAACATCGTTAGCATACGCACGTATGGCTTTAGAAGTTTCTGTAAACTGGATGTATACGCAGGATGATGAGTTGGTATTTCCTTATGATACGTCTTTAAACAGTTTGCTTACCGAGCGACAGTTTAAAGAACAATTTAATCACAAACTATACAATGAACTACATCTAATAAAAAAGGCGGGTAATCTTGCCATTCACAATAAACCAGTAAATGAGGTAGATTCACATACCATTATAGAATACCTTTTTTATTTTGCCAAATGGTTTGCCAAGTCTTATGGCGAAAGCCAAGGTCAAGAATTAGGTGTTTTCAATTGGGATGCGATACCTAAAAAAGGTCAGGATGCGCTTTCTAAAAAAGAATTTGGCGATTTAAAAGAGCTATTAAATAAAGAGTTAGATGGTTTTCAACATCAATTAGCCATAGCTAATGAAGAAAAGGAAAACTTAGCTAAAGAAAATGAGCTTTACAGAAAGCAAATAAAAGTTTTACAGGCTCAAATAGATGCTAATAAAGAAGAAGCTAACACTCAAGATGAAGTAAAACACCCCCGTAACGAATATGAAACACGTAAGTATTTTATAGATGTGGCATTACGAGAAGCTGGTTGGGATTTAGCAGGTGCAAAAGACAAAGAATTTAAAGTACAATATATGCCAAAATCTACCAACACCTCAGAAACGGGTTATGTAGACTATGTGCTATGGGATGATGATGGGTTGCCTTTAGCATTGGTTGAAGCTAAAAAAACCTTGGAGAGTGCAAGTAGGGGAGAAAATCAAGCGCAATTATATGCCGATTCTTTAGATAAAATGTACGGTCGTCGACCAGTTATTTATTATACCAACGGTTTTGAAACCTTTTTATGGGATGATCAGTTTTATAAAATGTCAAGACCAGTACATGGGTTTTATACCAAAGCCGAACTACAAACACTTATGTATCGCCGCACCCATAGGGCAGATATAAGAACTGCTGCAATTGATGCTACTATTTCAGGTCGTATTTATCAAATTCGCTCAATAAAAAGTATTGCTGAACATTTTGCTGGTACCGATAAGCAAACAGGCAAGTTAATTGGCACTAATAGGGGAGCTTTGTTGGTATTGGCAACAGGTACGGGGAAAACGAGAACTGCTATTGCATTATGTAAAATGCTACTTGAGGCGAATTGGATAAAACGTGTTCTGTTTTTAGCCGATAGAAAAAGTTTGGTAAGTCAGGCAAAAAGTAATTTTGTAAAATTTTTACCAGAGCATTCTAGTGTCAATTTAATCATCGAAAAGGATAATCCCGACGCTCGTTTTGCTTTTTCCACTTATCAAACAATGATGGGTTTAATTGATGGCTCAAAAGATGGCGACCATCGTTTTTATGGAGTTGGTCATTTTGATTTAATTATTATAGATGAAGCTCATCGTTCTATTTATAAAAAATACCAAGCAATATTTGAATATTTTGACGCCCTATTTTTAGGTTTAACCGCAACTCCAAAGAAGGAAATTGATAAAAATACCTATAGTGTTTTTGGATTAGCAGATAAATCACCAACCGATGCTTACACCTTTGATGAAGCTGTTGAAAACAGGCATTTAGTACCCTACCGCTCTATTGAAGTGCCTACTAAGTTTTTAAGACAAGGCATTAAATATGATGAATTATCAGAAAAAGAAAAAGAGGAGTTTGAGGATGAAATTTTAGATGGAGAACAAGCATCTGGTAACGAATGGATTTCTTCAAGCGAGCTAAATCAATGGTTATTCAATAAAGATACCACCATAAAAACACTCATTTTTTTATTAAAACACGGAATCAAAAAGCGCGGTGGAGATGAGTTGGGTAAAACCATCATTTTTGCACGAAACAAAAAGCATGCTCAATTTCTTAAAGATATTTTTATGGAATTGGATAAAGAGAGATTTGGAAATGATTATGTAAAAGTTATTACACATGGTGAGCCTAAAGCTGAAGAATTTATTCGTCGTTTTTGTGATGAAGAAAAAGAACGATTACCTCAAATAGCTATTTCTGTAGATATGATGGATACAGGTATTGATGCTCCTAGTTGTGTTAATTTAGTATTTTATAAACCTGTAAAATCATATTCAAAATTTTGGCAAATGATTGGTCGTGGTTCACGTTTGAGACCTGATTTATTTGGCATTGCAAAGGATAAGGAACGCTTTTTAATATTTGACCTTTGTGAAAATTTTGATTTTTTTAAAGAAAACCCAGAAGGCATTGAATCAACTGTTCAAAAAAGTTTATCAGAAATAGTTTTTAGCCTAAAATTACAATTAGCTCAATATCTAAAAGAAAGTAAATTCCAAAGTGATATAGAATTGCAGGAATATCGTTTAAGCCTATTAAACGAATTACATGGTGAAATCGCAGACTTAAATACTGAACGGTTTGATGTTAAAATAAATATAAAAACGGTTTTAGATTATGGCAATGAGAATCGAGAATTATGGAATCATCTTACCAAAAAAGACATCAAAATAATCAATGAAGTTCTATCACCCTTAATTCGTCCCAAAAAGGGAGATACCGATTTAGCTAGATTTTATGATAAGCTGTTATATGCACTTATCATAAATAGACTGGAAACTCCTGATGCTCCAGAGTTTATTTCAAAATTAACTATACCAATCACAAAAGTAGCCATAATTTCAAAAAAGCTATTAAAAAAAACAACCATCCCTGAAATTAAGGAGAAAGAAGGATTAATTAAATTGCCATTAGATGAAACCTTTTGGGGATTGGATGGTATCAAGCATCTTGAGAAAATTAGAAAAGGTATACGAGATTTAACAAAATACATTGACCCTGTAGACCAAAAATATGTCACAACCGATTTTCAAGATTACTTAAATGAAAATATGGTAATTACTAAAGATTATGTTAGTGAAAAATCTGAAATATATGCATCACCTTTTACAAATAACATCCACCGCTTAGAAGAAATTATAAGAACCAATAAAGATAATCTAACTATTAATAGAATTCGTAAAGGAGAAGCCATTTCCAAAAAGGAATTAAAATCTTTAGAAAAGATGTTATTCTCAAATGGTATAGAAAAACAAACTGTGGAATCTGAAATGGGTACGACCTTCAATTTAGTGCAATTTATTGTCTCCCTTATGGGATTGTCAGCTGAAAGTGTTGATAATGCTTTTGCAGACTTTATCAATGATTTTCAATTAAATGCTGTGCAAATTCAGTTTATTGATACATTAAAATTATTCTTGTCAACTAACGGAAAA